In a single window of the Xylanimonas protaetiae genome:
- a CDS encoding ArdC-like ssDNA-binding domain-containing protein — MHVTRSSTTEREAKLDAVHEQLVAAVGALTTDADWRRALEFASRFTSRSFSNTMLIYVQHAAAFEAGTVPEPVPTYVAGYRQWQSLGRQVRRGQHGYVIVAPVTQRLVATNPATGPWRRLEPGERAASGETQRSRLVGVRPATVFDVSQTDGDPLPEPPMPQLLVGQAPDGLWDGLAQQVAERGFQVERVPDAVTIGGANGLTDYRARSVFVRDDMDDAARVKTLAHELGHVMLHGPDNPDAVQHRGIAEVEAESVALMVGAAHGLDTSTYTVPYVTTWASSVEGKTPVDVVIETADRVRKAAVTILDRLDTVQVGNGEPPGLRTATRQPPAAPVASQRVPARSGADL, encoded by the coding sequence ATGCATGTCACCCGTTCCTCAACCACCGAGCGTGAGGCCAAGCTCGACGCCGTCCACGAGCAGCTCGTGGCGGCCGTCGGGGCGTTGACGACGGATGCTGACTGGCGGCGGGCCCTGGAGTTTGCGAGCCGGTTCACCAGCCGCAGCTTTTCGAACACGATGCTGATCTACGTTCAGCATGCCGCGGCGTTCGAGGCGGGCACGGTCCCCGAGCCGGTCCCGACGTATGTGGCCGGCTACCGGCAGTGGCAGTCGCTCGGTCGTCAGGTTCGGCGCGGCCAGCACGGGTACGTGATCGTGGCTCCCGTGACGCAGCGGCTCGTCGCGACGAATCCGGCGACCGGCCCGTGGCGCCGCCTCGAGCCCGGCGAGCGTGCCGCGTCGGGCGAGACGCAGCGGTCACGGCTCGTCGGCGTGCGCCCGGCGACGGTCTTCGATGTCTCGCAGACCGACGGTGATCCACTCCCCGAGCCGCCGATGCCGCAGCTCCTCGTCGGGCAGGCACCCGATGGCCTCTGGGACGGCCTTGCCCAGCAGGTCGCCGAGCGAGGGTTCCAGGTCGAGCGCGTCCCCGACGCGGTCACCATCGGTGGCGCGAACGGCCTGACCGACTACCGCGCGAGGTCGGTCTTCGTCCGCGATGACATGGACGACGCCGCCCGGGTCAAGACGTTGGCACACGAGCTGGGCCACGTCATGCTCCACGGCCCGGACAACCCGGACGCCGTCCAGCATCGCGGGATCGCGGAGGTCGAGGCCGAGTCGGTCGCGCTCATGGTCGGCGCCGCTCACGGCCTGGACACGAGCACGTACACGGTCCCGTACGTGACGACGTGGGCGTCGTCCGTTGAGGGCAAGACACCGGTCGACGTTGTCATCGAGACCGCCGACCGTGTCCGCAAGGCCGCCGTGACGATCCTTGACCGGCTCGACACGGTCCAGGTCGGCAACGGCGAACCGCCCGGCCTCCGCACCGCGACGAGGCAACCCCCGGCCGCGCCCGTGGCCTCGCAGCGCGTGCCCGCACGAAGCGGGGCAGACCTGTGA
- a CDS encoding type IV secretory system conjugative DNA transfer family protein has product MGLGAIVVGLTLAGLLRAAAALTAHLTGHPQPRGGLVVGFRVLAHPSDPAGVFEVPGLSPLAYWSILAALALAVGVVTVLGWRVFRPGSSRTDGFATRADVARHASARALLKRSRYLRPPLDRRRRPTDVGYLLGTYRGRKLWASVEDSFLVIGPPRMGKGEHIVINAILDAPGAVVTTSTRPDTLAITYQARERRGPVAVFDPQHLAPGLATSLRWSPIRGCEDEEVASLRARGLASTTGFGGHDTDNSGYWQGLTRNVLECLLHAAALAARSPADLYLWSKTPAAAQEAVAIFAAHPDAAPRWAETLNAQINADPRTRDSVWGGVSLALGSLNTRAVMDAVSPGPGEHFDPEVFLRAGGTLYLLATSAGSGGVAPLVGAFIEDITETAKRIAARSPHQRLDPPLLLALDEIGNLAPLPTLHTLMSDGGGSGITVMPVLQSWAQARNAWGTEKASAIWDAAIVKINLGGSAVARDLQDVSALLGDHDETTHSTSTSADGTTSTQASLRRVPVMSPQELRGIPRGKALILLRSVAPMVADLRPWRSRKDRKQLLADQAETESLLRSSPAVGLAEGVKTLRVGRAASRRTTRTD; this is encoded by the coding sequence ATGGGTCTCGGCGCCATCGTCGTCGGCCTCACACTCGCGGGGCTCCTACGCGCGGCCGCAGCCCTCACGGCCCACCTGACCGGGCACCCACAACCCCGGGGCGGGCTCGTCGTGGGCTTCCGCGTGCTCGCACACCCGAGCGACCCGGCAGGGGTGTTCGAGGTGCCGGGGCTCAGCCCGCTCGCCTACTGGTCGATCCTGGCGGCGCTTGCTCTCGCCGTCGGGGTGGTCACCGTCCTCGGCTGGCGGGTCTTCCGGCCGGGCAGCTCGCGCACAGATGGCTTCGCGACAAGGGCCGACGTCGCCCGCCACGCCTCGGCCCGGGCGCTGCTGAAGCGGTCGAGGTACCTGCGCCCGCCCCTGGACCGGCGTCGGCGGCCTACCGATGTCGGGTACCTCCTCGGCACCTACCGCGGCCGCAAACTCTGGGCCTCGGTCGAGGACTCGTTCCTCGTCATCGGCCCACCACGCATGGGCAAGGGCGAGCACATCGTCATCAACGCGATCCTCGACGCACCCGGCGCCGTCGTGACCACGTCCACCCGCCCCGACACCCTCGCCATCACGTACCAGGCTCGCGAACGTCGCGGCCCGGTCGCCGTGTTCGACCCACAACACCTCGCCCCCGGACTGGCAACCTCGCTTCGGTGGTCCCCCATCCGCGGCTGCGAGGACGAGGAGGTCGCCTCTCTACGGGCACGAGGCCTTGCGTCGACGACCGGGTTCGGCGGGCACGACACCGACAACTCCGGTTACTGGCAGGGCCTGACCCGCAACGTCCTCGAATGCCTCCTACACGCCGCCGCCCTCGCCGCCCGCTCCCCCGCCGACCTCTACCTATGGTCCAAGACCCCCGCCGCCGCCCAGGAAGCCGTCGCGATCTTCGCCGCCCACCCCGACGCGGCACCCCGCTGGGCCGAGACCCTCAACGCGCAGATCAACGCCGACCCGCGCACCCGCGACTCCGTGTGGGGCGGCGTCTCCCTCGCCCTCGGTTCCCTGAACACCCGCGCCGTGATGGACGCCGTCAGCCCCGGCCCCGGCGAGCACTTCGACCCCGAAGTGTTCCTGCGCGCGGGCGGCACCCTCTACCTGCTCGCCACCAGCGCCGGCTCGGGCGGTGTCGCACCGCTCGTCGGGGCGTTCATCGAGGACATCACCGAGACCGCCAAACGCATCGCCGCCCGGTCCCCACACCAACGACTGGACCCGCCGCTGCTCCTCGCGCTCGACGAGATCGGCAACCTCGCACCCCTGCCCACCCTGCACACGCTCATGTCCGACGGCGGCGGGTCCGGCATCACCGTCATGCCCGTCCTGCAATCCTGGGCACAGGCACGCAACGCCTGGGGCACCGAGAAGGCCAGCGCCATCTGGGACGCCGCCATCGTCAAGATCAACCTCGGCGGCTCCGCCGTCGCCCGCGACCTCCAAGACGTCTCCGCCCTCCTCGGCGACCACGACGAGACCACCCACTCCACCTCGACCAGCGCCGACGGGACCACATCCACCCAGGCATCCCTGCGCCGCGTGCCGGTCATGTCCCCGCAGGAGCTGCGCGGCATCCCCCGCGGCAAGGCACTGATCCTGCTGCGCTCCGTCGCGCCGATGGTCGCCGACTTACGACCGTGGCGGTCCCGCAAGGATCGCAAGCAGCTGCTCGCCGACCAGGCAGAGACGGAGAGCCTCCTGCGGTCGAGTCCAGCCGTTGGGCTCGCCGAAGGCGTCAAGACGCTGCGGGTTGGGCGCGCCGCGTCGCGCCGAACAACGCGTACGGACTGA
- a CDS encoding single-stranded DNA-binding protein encodes MTIPTRLCIVGEIASKPQWRKTNRGEVRFFARIKVVARREQPDGSMSGPAESFHNLVAYGHPAERARTRLRYGDVVIAAGFVREYEYLSDGEERDGEEFVVNWWGHEAWTTTYSVDRTHPPTALPFRRRTLSRPAALAAATARTVAVAR; translated from the coding sequence GTGACCATCCCGACCCGGCTGTGCATCGTCGGTGAGATCGCCTCGAAGCCGCAGTGGAGGAAGACGAACCGCGGCGAGGTCCGGTTCTTCGCCCGCATCAAGGTCGTCGCCCGCCGTGAGCAGCCGGACGGCTCGATGAGCGGGCCGGCCGAGTCGTTCCACAACCTTGTCGCATACGGCCACCCCGCGGAGCGGGCCCGCACCCGCCTCCGGTACGGCGACGTCGTCATCGCCGCCGGGTTCGTGCGCGAGTACGAGTACCTGTCCGACGGCGAGGAACGCGACGGGGAGGAGTTCGTCGTCAACTGGTGGGGCCACGAGGCCTGGACCACGACGTACTCGGTGGACCGCACCCACCCGCCGACCGCGCTCCCCTTCCGACGCCGCACCCTCTCGCGCCCGGCAGCGCTGGCCGCCGCGACCGCGCGAACTGTGGCGGTGGCGCGATGA
- a CDS encoding helix-turn-helix domain-containing protein, translating into MTTRTTHHELVSLHDAAERFHVSIKTLRRRIADGTITGYRIGRLVRVDLDDVEHELLVEIPSARGV; encoded by the coding sequence ATGACCACCCGAACCACCCACCACGAGCTCGTGTCGCTCCACGACGCCGCCGAGCGCTTCCATGTCTCGATCAAGACCCTTCGCCGCCGCATCGCCGACGGCACCATCACCGGCTATCGGATCGGTCGCCTCGTGCGCGTCGACCTCGACGACGTCGAACACGAACTCCTCGTCGAGATCCCCTCGGCGCGTGGCGTTTGA
- a CDS encoding tyrosine-type recombinase/integrase has translation MADTTAKQRREAWGRLRKLPSKRWQARYLGPDGRMYSARTEDDRPLTFLTKGDARAWLNRTHGAIAAGTWEPPAAAVERRAHEAEQAARRDITFAQFADQWLETIRTEPGKGGRRRKPGTVLAYKGRIHNYLVGPLGDLKVREIDTDVVRRLSASIVAMPSQLRPEANHNGVAGDAIDTLKLVLRAAVREGLLDRVPDVATPQRKSVRHDQTHTPEDDVATPIQVDELYEAAPPRWRIGVLLAAWCQLRRGEVLGLQRRDIVWNEKRTAATLYVWRQKNGTTGELTDPKSDKGVRSMAVPPLMIKRLAEHLDTHVGEEPTSPVIPRTERGRTHVPATVWNDMWVNVRSKVAGLPDGYRFHDLRHTGLTRFAQEGATLAELMRRGGHGDIKIVLRYQKATMDRDIELASRMSRTVAAELKRAKVRDTAG, from the coding sequence ATGGCCGACACGACGGCGAAGCAGCGGCGCGAGGCGTGGGGACGACTGCGGAAGCTGCCGTCCAAGCGGTGGCAGGCTCGGTACCTCGGTCCCGACGGCAGGATGTACTCCGCCCGGACCGAGGACGACCGGCCGCTGACGTTCCTCACCAAGGGGGACGCGCGCGCATGGCTCAACAGGACGCACGGCGCGATCGCCGCAGGGACGTGGGAGCCGCCCGCTGCCGCCGTCGAGCGGCGTGCGCATGAGGCAGAGCAGGCAGCCCGGCGTGACATCACGTTCGCGCAGTTCGCGGACCAGTGGCTCGAGACCATCCGGACCGAGCCGGGTAAGGGCGGCCGGCGTCGTAAGCCCGGCACGGTGCTCGCCTACAAGGGTCGGATCCACAACTACCTCGTCGGGCCGCTCGGGGACCTCAAGGTGCGCGAGATCGACACCGACGTCGTGCGGCGCCTGTCGGCCAGCATCGTCGCGATGCCGTCGCAGCTTCGCCCGGAGGCGAACCACAACGGTGTCGCGGGCGACGCGATCGACACCCTGAAGCTCGTGCTTCGCGCCGCGGTGCGAGAGGGCCTGCTGGACCGGGTGCCCGACGTCGCCACTCCGCAGCGCAAATCGGTGCGCCATGACCAGACGCACACGCCCGAGGACGACGTCGCCACGCCGATCCAGGTCGACGAGCTCTATGAAGCGGCGCCGCCCCGGTGGCGCATCGGCGTGCTGCTCGCGGCGTGGTGCCAGTTGCGCCGGGGAGAGGTGCTCGGGCTGCAGCGGCGGGACATCGTCTGGAACGAGAAGCGAACCGCTGCGACGCTGTACGTCTGGCGGCAGAAGAACGGCACGACCGGTGAGCTGACCGACCCCAAGTCCGACAAGGGGGTCAGGTCGATGGCTGTCCCTCCGCTGATGATCAAGCGACTGGCCGAGCATCTCGACACCCACGTCGGCGAGGAACCGACGTCGCCGGTCATCCCGCGCACGGAACGCGGTAGGACGCACGTCCCTGCAACGGTGTGGAACGACATGTGGGTGAACGTGCGGTCGAAGGTGGCGGGCCTGCCCGACGGCTACCGCTTCCACGACCTGCGCCACACCGGGCTCACGCGATTCGCGCAGGAAGGCGCGACGCTCGCCGAGCTGATGCGTCGCGGCGGGCACGGAGACATCAAGATCGTGCTGCGATACCAGAAGGCCACGATGGACCGGGACATCGAGCTCGCCTCCCGGATGAGCCGAACGGTTGCCGCAGAGCTCAAGAGAGCGAAGGTGCGCGACACCGCAGGGTGA